In Pseudomonas alcaliphila JAB1, a single window of DNA contains:
- a CDS encoding OprD family porin, with amino-acid sequence MKPHYPLASALLLGGGLPTLAHADFIADSKASVEMRNFYFNRDFRQSGARDKAEEWAQGFLLRMESGYTEGTVGFGIDALGMLGVKLDSGDGTAGSGLLPADRSGGSQDEYSKLGLTAKVKVSNSTLKAGALHFRSPIVSANDSRLLPQTFQGALLNVQEIDNLTLQGGKINRIKANSSTDYTEMTGNRIGGSSDSFVFGGGEYKLTPQLTAGLHYGTLEDIYQQYYGTLVHVLPLGDGQSLKTDLRYSQSREDGNFRDLDNKAFGAMFTYSLGGHAVGAGYQRMSGDDPFPYIANSDPFLVNFVQINDFANVEERSWQVRYDYNFASIGIPGLTFMTRYISGDNVEVAGRSSEGKEWERNTDIAYVVQNGPLKNLGLKWRNATVRSNFGNDLDENRLILSYTLALW; translated from the coding sequence ATGAAACCCCATTACCCACTGGCATCCGCACTGCTGCTCGGCGGCGGCCTGCCAACCCTCGCGCATGCCGATTTCATCGCTGACAGCAAGGCCAGCGTCGAGATGCGCAACTTCTATTTCAACCGTGACTTCCGCCAGAGCGGCGCCCGTGACAAGGCCGAAGAATGGGCGCAGGGCTTTCTGCTGCGCATGGAGTCGGGCTACACCGAGGGCACCGTCGGTTTCGGTATCGATGCATTGGGGATGCTCGGTGTGAAACTCGACTCCGGTGACGGCACCGCTGGCAGCGGCCTGCTCCCGGCCGACCGCTCCGGCGGCTCGCAGGATGAGTATTCCAAGCTCGGCCTGACCGCCAAAGTGAAGGTCTCCAACAGCACACTGAAAGCTGGCGCCCTGCACTTTCGCAGCCCGATCGTCTCGGCCAACGACTCACGCCTGCTGCCGCAGACCTTCCAGGGTGCACTGCTGAACGTTCAGGAAATCGACAACCTGACCCTGCAGGGCGGCAAGATCAACCGCATCAAGGCCAACAGCTCCACCGATTACACCGAGATGACCGGCAACCGCATCGGCGGCAGCAGTGATTCCTTCGTGTTCGGTGGCGGCGAGTACAAGCTCACCCCGCAACTGACCGCCGGCCTGCACTACGGCACCCTCGAGGATATCTACCAGCAGTACTACGGCACGCTGGTGCACGTACTGCCGCTGGGCGATGGCCAATCGTTGAAGACCGACCTGCGCTACTCGCAAAGCCGCGAGGACGGTAACTTCCGCGACCTCGACAACAAGGCCTTCGGCGCCATGTTCACCTACAGCCTGGGCGGCCACGCCGTCGGCGCCGGCTACCAGCGCATGAGCGGTGACGATCCGTTCCCGTACATCGCCAACAGCGACCCGTTCCTGGTCAACTTCGTGCAGATCAACGACTTCGCCAACGTCGAGGAGCGTTCCTGGCAGGTGCGCTACGACTACAACTTCGCCAGCATCGGCATCCCCGGCCTGACCTTCATGACCCGCTACATCTCCGGCGACAACGTCGAGGTCGCCGGCCGCAGCAGCGAAGGCAAGGAATGGGAACGCAATACCGATATCGCCTACGTGGTGCAGAACGGTCCGCTGAAGAACCTGGGGCTGAAATGGCGTAACGCCACCGTTCGCTCCAATTTCGGCAACGATCTCGACGAGAATCGCCTGATTCTCAGCTACACCCTGGCGCTCTGGTAA
- a CDS encoding TRAP transporter small permease — protein sequence MTPLHKLYTLSGWLSGVFLVLICVLIVAQIVARQLGTMVPAADEFAAYAMAASGFLALPYALQRGAHIRVELLLRLLPAGGRLVVDVLATLVGLGIATYMAWYCALFVLESYEFQEVSSGLLPIPMWLPQLPMLLGTLILVVAMAERLVLVCQGKRFEAVEAGTAMSE from the coding sequence ATGACCCCACTGCACAAGCTCTACACCCTGTCCGGATGGTTGTCCGGCGTGTTTCTCGTTCTGATCTGTGTGCTGATCGTGGCGCAGATCGTCGCCCGCCAACTGGGCACCATGGTGCCCGCCGCCGATGAGTTCGCCGCCTACGCGATGGCTGCATCGGGCTTTCTCGCCTTGCCCTACGCCCTGCAACGTGGCGCGCACATCCGTGTGGAACTGCTGTTGCGCCTGCTGCCCGCTGGCGGTCGCCTTGTGGTCGATGTATTGGCCACGCTGGTCGGTTTGGGGATCGCCACCTATATGGCCTGGTACTGCGCGTTGTTCGTGCTGGAGTCCTACGAGTTCCAGGAAGTGTCGTCCGGCCTGTTGCCGATTCCCATGTGGCTGCCACAGCTGCCGATGCTGCTGGGCACGCTGATTCTGGTGGTGGCGATGGCCGAGCGCCTGGTGCTGGTCTGCCAGGGCAAGCGCTTCGAAGCTGTCGAAGCCGGTACGGCGATGAGCGAGTGA
- a CDS encoding TRAP transporter substrate-binding protein, which produces MKSIASRFAITALACALGFGAQAAERWNMTAENPDGNFITTVAKEFAQDVEKASNGELLIRVHANSVLFKRPEVKRAVQTGQVQVGDVLMSVLGNEDPIFEIDSVPFLVRNYEQAQALWDASRPAVEERLAKQGIKLLYAMPWSPQSIFTKTPIASMDDFKGMKFRAYNPATSRMTELMGAVPTVIQTGEIPQAFSTGMINGMLTSPTTGVDSQAWDFSSYYYDVKAFIPKNFVIVNARAFTRLPEATQAAVLAAAERAEKRGWAIAQEKTSELVKTLADNGMQVSEQAPAAVESGFEQIGQSMADEWLKRAGADGKAILDTYQP; this is translated from the coding sequence ATGAAAAGCATCGCATCGCGTTTCGCCATTACCGCTCTGGCTTGCGCACTGGGCTTCGGTGCCCAGGCCGCCGAGCGCTGGAACATGACCGCCGAGAACCCCGATGGCAACTTCATCACCACCGTGGCCAAGGAGTTCGCCCAGGATGTGGAGAAAGCCAGTAACGGCGAACTGCTTATTCGCGTGCACGCCAACTCGGTGCTGTTCAAGCGCCCCGAGGTCAAGCGCGCCGTACAGACCGGCCAGGTGCAGGTGGGCGACGTACTGATGTCAGTGCTGGGTAACGAAGATCCGATCTTCGAAATCGACAGCGTGCCGTTTCTGGTGCGCAACTACGAGCAGGCCCAGGCCCTGTGGGACGCGAGCCGCCCGGCTGTGGAAGAGCGCCTGGCCAAGCAGGGCATCAAGCTGCTGTACGCCATGCCCTGGTCGCCGCAGAGCATCTTCACCAAGACGCCGATCGCGAGCATGGATGACTTCAAGGGCATGAAATTTCGTGCCTACAACCCGGCCACTTCGCGCATGACCGAATTGATGGGCGCAGTGCCGACCGTGATCCAGACCGGCGAAATACCGCAAGCCTTCAGCACCGGCATGATCAACGGCATGCTCACCTCGCCGACCACAGGTGTGGACTCCCAGGCCTGGGACTTCTCCTCCTACTACTATGACGTCAAGGCGTTCATTCCGAAGAACTTCGTCATCGTCAACGCGCGTGCCTTCACCCGCCTGCCGGAAGCGACCCAGGCTGCCGTGCTGGCTGCCGCTGAGCGTGCGGAAAAACGTGGCTGGGCGATTGCCCAGGAAAAGACCAGTGAGCTGGTCAAGACCCTGGCCGACAATGGCATGCAGGTATCCGAGCAGGCCCCGGCGGCGGTGGAGAGCGGCTTCGAGCAGATCGGCCAGAGCATGGCCGATGAGTGGCTCAAGCGTGCTGGTGCCGATGGCAAGGCGATTCTCGACACCTACCAGCCGTGA
- a CDS encoding LysR family transcriptional regulator, giving the protein MNLRFLETFVWVARLKSFRLTAEKLFSTQASISSRIAALEDELGTRLFLRDSKGVSLTPEGQKVLEYAERMIDTMQALKQSISDTGNIQGRIRVGAMDTVIHTWLSPFVTRVMERYPAVEIELTADTARNLNEQLLKGYLDIVFQTDMVNGDSVRNLELAAFPVRWIVPTGSLYHRSYASMEELARERIITFSKNSRPHQDILNLLHAGSVSAPRINCVNSIAAMTRLVRDGFGIGALPPALVHDELKQGLLTILDEVPEPPPLPVVATWRTGVGLELSEDIIALACEALDVYAEEMGEACMARVAPAPEQQSA; this is encoded by the coding sequence ATGAATCTGAGATTTCTCGAGACCTTCGTCTGGGTGGCACGGCTCAAGAGCTTCCGCCTGACAGCCGAGAAGCTGTTCAGCACCCAGGCGTCCATTTCCAGCCGTATCGCCGCGCTCGAGGATGAACTCGGCACGCGTCTTTTTCTGCGTGACTCCAAAGGCGTATCGCTGACCCCGGAAGGGCAGAAGGTGCTCGAATACGCCGAGCGCATGATCGACACCATGCAGGCCTTGAAGCAGTCGATCAGCGATACCGGCAACATTCAGGGGCGTATTCGCGTCGGGGCTATGGATACCGTCATTCACACATGGTTGAGTCCGTTCGTAACACGGGTGATGGAGCGCTACCCCGCGGTGGAGATCGAGCTGACGGCCGACACCGCGCGCAATCTCAACGAGCAATTGCTCAAGGGCTATCTGGATATCGTGTTCCAGACCGACATGGTCAACGGCGACAGCGTGCGCAATCTGGAACTGGCTGCCTTTCCGGTGCGCTGGATCGTCCCGACCGGTTCGTTGTACCACCGCAGCTATGCCTCGATGGAGGAGCTGGCGCGTGAGCGCATCATCACCTTCTCGAAGAATTCGCGGCCGCATCAGGACATTCTCAACCTGCTGCATGCCGGCAGCGTCAGTGCGCCACGCATCAATTGCGTCAACTCCATCGCCGCGATGACGCGTCTGGTGCGCGACGGTTTCGGTATCGGCGCGCTGCCGCCAGCGCTGGTGCATGACGAACTCAAGCAAGGCCTGCTGACCATTCTCGACGAGGTTCCCGAGCCGCCGCCCTTGCCGGTGGTCGCCACCTGGCGTACAGGCGTGGGGCTGGAGCTCAGCGAGGACATCATCGCCCTGGCCTGCGAAGCACTGGACGTCTACGCCGAGGAAATGGGCGAAGCCTGCATGGCACGAGTCGCGCCAGCGCCGGAACAGCAAAGCGCCTGA